One window of Diabrotica undecimpunctata isolate CICGRU chromosome 8, icDiaUnde3, whole genome shotgun sequence genomic DNA carries:
- the LOC140448301 gene encoding uncharacterized protein: MENLEVPCKRRKIGPLTVNEKTLIFNCFKSFTDKRLCESVDETVELVSSTLGVGKSTIYRVIKEEKCGSFQMPRNTPGKPKFQIEYHFKEGLRRKVHEFFFRQEFPTLDKVFVSVRDDKDYPEMSRSTLWKLLKEIGFRWKKNPRKSILLERSDIVIWRRHFLRTIKEMRNQKRKIFYLDETWINEGHTPNKFWQDETVTSQRHAFVNNLSTGLNPPSGKGRRLIIVHIGSSDGFVEGGLLTFESTRTGDYHEDMNADVFQEWFEQMIDLLPKNCVIVMDNASYHSRLIEGLPTTKWLKKDLQNWLSSKNITYHPGSIRKDT; the protein is encoded by the exons atggaaaatttggaagtgccgtgtaaacgccgaaaaattggtcctctaacagttaatgaaaaaacattaatatttaattgttttaaatcatttacagacaaacgtttatgtgaaagtgttgatgagaccgttgagttagttagcagtacacttggtgttgggaaatctacgatttacagagttattaaagaagagaaatgtggtagttttcaaatgccacgtaatactccagggaaaccaaaatttcaaatagaatatcattttaaagaaggacttcgacggaaagtgcatgaattcttctttagacaagaatttccaacattggataaagtttttgtctcagttcgagatgataaggattacccagaaatgagtcgaagtacgttatggaaacttttaaaagaaataggcttccgctggaaaaagaatcccagaaagtctattttattagaaagaagcgatattgtcatatggagaagacattttctaagaaccataaaggaaatgagaaaccaaaaaagaaaaatattttatcttgatgaaacatggatcaacgagggtcatacaccaaataaattttggcaggatgaaactgttacaagtcaaaggcacgcttttgtaaataacttatctactggtttaaaccctccatcaggaaagggacgcaggctgataatagtacacattggcagttcagacggttttgttgaaggtggtttattaacttttgaatcaactcgtaccggtgactaccatgaagacatgaacgctgatgtctttcaagaatggttcgaacaaatgatagatcttcttcctaagaactgtgtaatagtaatggataatgcaagttatcactccagacttatagaaggactgcccacaaccaagtggttaaaaaaagacttgcagaattggctgagttcaaaaaatattacgtaccatcccggatctataagaaagga tacttag